The Nodosilinea sp. FACHB-141 nucleotide sequence CTAGCAAATCTGAGAAAAGTGCACGAACTTGTTTCGACTTGGGTGTATTAAAGCTTGTGATCCATTTGTCTTGTGCAACATCTTTGTGGTTTCTCAATACACTCTTCCACCCTGAACCAGCTAGTTCCCAAATTTTTCTTTCATCCTTTTGGCTCATTAACTCCCGAGACACAAGAGCTTTAACTTTGGAAGGAATAAAACTGGGATCGTCAGATTGACTAAGTAGGAAATCGAAACTCTCCACAGATACATCTTCAATATAAGCCTCCCAACATGCTGAAATCAAGATAATAGCTGATCGGTTAAGAACATCGGCTTTGTGTCTGCGTTTCTTTCCCGTGCCTGGCAACTCAGCGTGAATATGCCATAACAATTCAATATCTTTTTTATTGTCATGGAAATTTATGCTAGACCGTGAAGACATAGAACTAATACTACAAATAGCACTTGTGCTTGATAAAGTGTCTATACTCCTAACTCCTATGGATAATTGAGTCAATGCGGCATGTTTCAGGCATACCTAATGTTGCCCGTCACACAACCTTGGAGCCTAACTGATAACTCTTGGCGGTCGGTGTACATCGGCGTTGTTAGGCAGCAAGTTTAATTCAATCCAACATAGCCACATAAATCGGAGTACCAACTATTAAATCCTTTTCCTTATATAACACCTTTGCCACGAATTCCAGGTTATGCGTTATCGGCGGAAGTGCTTTTAACCCAGCCCACACAGCCCTCGAGAAAACATCGGATTGCTCACTTTTGTCTTCTTCAGTCTCAATTGCACTTTTTAAGAACTCTAATATGTAGTAATTAAGAGAATGATTGGCATCAGCACGTTCGGCTGCACCAATAACACTTGTGCTTGATCCAATCAACGCAATTGTCTTTCCATTAACAATGCCGCCAAAAAAAACAATATCAGCGGCATACTCAGATACAATTCCATATTTAAAGAAGGTCGTACCAGAAATGTATTTACCTGGTGAAGTAACTGTACCAGTATCCTCATGCTTGTTTATGTATTGGCTCACTGCATGAAGTCGCTGGGGTAAACTAACATCATTCCCAGTTGGATTTCCTTTAAAGGTTCCTGACAGAACACCAACATTAACTGTAACTTCCGCAGATATACCTTTTAGAAATTCAGGCGGAAGCTGAGTGTAAAGCATGTCAACTTTTGCGCGAGAAATGTAAATGTAATATTTCACAAGCAATTCCTATTCAATAAAAATATTCGATTTCTCAGTCTAATACTGTAGTAAAAGAAGCGCCCTAAAAACAACCTTGCTGTACTGCCTTAGCTAGAAGATGAAGCCGCCTAACTATATATTAAGTGTCAGAGCCGCTGGATGAGATTCCTCATGCTCGGCATTATCCATTGGATTTTTTGAATAATACTTGCTTCTTAAGGAATTAAACATCAAACCTGTCAATGAGCCCTGCACCTCAGGGTGCCATCCAGCAAGTTTGAAAGTCAAGCATGGGGAGTGAGGATGTTATCTATCAGAAGTGCTGGATAATACCCCACTACCAGGGGTTATTCATTGTCTACTAAGGCCATCATCTCAGCACTTCCACTCGACCAAGCGAAGGAAGCAAATCGCCTCAAGCATTTTACTACGGTTGACGAGTTGCTTTTGCGCTAGTACACTCATCCACTAAGCCGTTCGACCAGAGCGGTTGCTACACAGAACTCGAAAACTTTGGCGCTGCCGGAAGGTGCGGCTAACACCGACCGACAGCTAACCCCGCAAATCTAACGGGCAGATTGCGAGGCTAGGGAGATCGTACCCTAGTCACTCCAGTTTGCACTTCAACTGCGGGTGGCTAGGGTTTTCGCGTTCTGTTTTCCTCACCCTTCCACCCCTTGCGGGGGCAGGGCTTGCTCACTGCAACCAAAAAAGGAAACAGAACCGATGTTTGAATATCTCGAACCAGACGCCAGCAATAACCAAGAAACCGGCTCCCTACCGCTGCCGCCCGGAGGCACTAACAAAGGCACCCGGCCTCTAAACCCCGAGAAAGTGCGCCACCTGCTCTACGGCAGCCTGGCCGCCATCGATCGCACCATCAAAATTCTCCATTCCTTCGGCTACGCCGACCCCAACGACTGGAGCGACCCCATCCCCGTGCCGCCGAGCAGTGCCGCCGCCACCGACCACCCCAACCAATGGATGGTGATCATGACCAAGACCTTGCTCATTAAGTAGCGGTCCCCAAAGAGACCGGGTGCCTGCTGCTACTAGCAACATCTTGAGTCAAAACAACAAACACCCGGTCTCTAAACGCAAACTGGCACAGCTGTTTAGCGATCTGCGCCCGCTGATCGTTAATTGCAGCCCTGCGATCGCTAAACTGGCATAGCTGTTTGGCAAACTGGCACAGCTGTTTAACGATCTGCACCCTGTGATCGTCAATTGCAACCCTGTGATCGTCAAACTGGCACAGCTGTTTGGCAATTTCACCCCGCAGTTTAGCTCTGCGCCAGCTACAGCAATTCCTTTGCCCTGCGTTTGCTAGTTTCGCTCCGCCATTTGACCGAGGTTTGGCTAAAACCTCCTGTTTCTGGTGCGATCGCAAACTCCCAGGGGCAGCATTACCTCATAAGACTACGCAGAACCAATCAAAAAGCCGCTTTATTGTTCTGTGTTGCAGAGTTCCTGAAAATCGGGCCTTAGGGCCAAAAAATTCCCTTAAAAAAACCAAACTCCTAAATGTAATGAGGTAACTCTTATGGCTATTGTTGACACCAGCCGCCGGCTACCAACCCGCTCCATGCTGCAAGATATCCAGGCCTACGAAGGGCTTGCCGCCGTCAAAGACTACACCACCCGTCGCCCAGAAGCTTCCGCCGAAGCGCTGCAAGCCAACCTGGCTGCCATGCAGGCCAAGCAGCAAAAAGAAACCGAACTAGCAGCTCTAGCCAAAGCCGCTGCCGACGAAGCCCGCCAAGCCGAGTGGGAATTCCACAAAGGCGTGATTGCCATGAAAGAAAACGTACGAGGTACATTTGGCCCCGATAGCCACGAAGCCCAAGCCGTCGGCTACAAGAAAAAGTCTGAGCGCAAGCGCCCCCGTCGCCGCGCGGTGGCTTAGCAACAGGTACTCACATTTTAGATCTACAACCCAAAGCACCCCGGCCTCTTGATGAAGTCGGGGTGCTTTGAGCTCATCTTGGTTTCGGTAGTAGTCCCAACTTTACTGCTAGAGAGTTTAGCCAGGCGCTCCTACAACTTCTTTTTTGACCGCCCATCAGTGAGCGTCTACCTGCGACAGCATGTGAGTGCCCAAAATGCCGGCATCGCACATGCGGCACTGCCGACGACCGTAGTTACCCACTGTATTCACCCCCATCACCGCCAGGGCCAGGGCCGACGGCAGCTCGTAGGGGTCTGCGGCCGTGTAATTCACCGCGTAGCCCAAATCTTCTAGACAACCTACCGTCAAACGGCTCAAAGGATTTTGCCCCAGATTTAAGAAGCCCGTCATTAGCTCATTGCCAAATACAGCTTCTCGCCAGTGGCCATCTCGGGTGCCTTGCCCCCCCGTATTAGCCACTGGCACTGGCGTCATACCCTGGGCTCCAACCAGCGCCGCAAATTCCCGCATTCCATTTTGGCCCACGTAGGTCGGGTTGGCCGACCCCGCCCCCACCAGCAGGTTCTTAATTTGCCAAATGGTGCCAATCCCAAACACATGGCCCATCTCGTGAATAATCACATCCAGCAGGCCGCCTTCCATTTCCAGGCGGGCCAAATCGCCCATGTCAAACTCCATGACTCCGGTGATGGGCAGCATCGAGCCGCTGCGCAAGCGAGTCGGGCCTGCCTGCCCTAGCACTCCGTTGGGGCCATCGATCGACAGACCCCGTGCTTCAATCAAGATATCGTCGATGGTTTCGCCATTGACCACGGCACTGGGCAAATCGCCAATGATAATCTCTGACCAACGGGCTGCCGCGACTTCAAAGACGGCTCGCTGAGTAGCGGTCAGCCCCCCCAAGAAACGCAGTTGAATGGAAAACTGAGAGGCGGGCAGCGCATCTGGCTGATCGGGTTCAACCACCAAATCGAGCGACCAACGGTTGAGAACTCCCCCGTCCATAAAGGCTTCGTCTTGAATTTGCAGCGTCCAGGTGCCGTTAGGATTGCTATCAAGCAGCGGGGCTAGAGGCTGCTGGGGCCGAAATGTTCCTTGAAAAGGCGCTATGCCCTCGCTGATCACAATTCCCGCCCCATCGTCAAAGGTAGTATCAAAAAAGTTGTCGCCGTTGCCGCCAGCATTGCCGACTAGCAGCACCGATGCTCCGCTGGGGGCACTGAGAGAAATTCTCAGATCGCTGGTATAGGTATGTACTAGATCGAGAGTGACACTGATACGTTGAAGCGAACCTGGAATGTTGGCTACGTCAATCGAGGATGTGACGGCGGTAGGCGCAAATCGCGAAATTTCTACCGCCGTCTCGTTAGAGAATACTTGCTTCATAAGGAGGCTAGATGCACTCGAAAACTTCAGACCAAGGGCGCGATCGCGCGATCGAGGGACTTCTCTTACTCAAAGACGTCCGACCCTAGGGTAAGACACCTAGCCACCAAAATAATTAGCCAAAAGGTAGATCAACTAGGGCAGCAATGCGCTTTGCCACACTGCAATTTTGCCTTTATCTGCGTGTGGACGGGCGATCGCTAAAAATCATCAATCAAGCCGCTCAGGCGAGCCAGCACAGGGTC carries:
- a CDS encoding HEPN domain-containing protein, with translation MSSRSSINFHDNKKDIELLWHIHAELPGTGKKRRHKADVLNRSAIILISACWEAYIEDVSVESFDFLLSQSDDPSFIPSKVKALVSRELMSQKDERKIWELAGSGWKSVLRNHKDVAQDKWITSFNTPKSKQVRALFSDLLGISDITSNWTWNDTTVETVCAELDHYISVRGDIAHRVRHEETVHKTWGKSFLAHVTKLVDRIDEALYEHLLSLGKNEPW
- a CDS encoding proprotein convertase P-domain-containing protein — its product is MKQVFSNETAVEISRFAPTAVTSSIDVANIPGSLQRISVTLDLVHTYTSDLRISLSAPSGASVLLVGNAGGNGDNFFDTTFDDGAGIVISEGIAPFQGTFRPQQPLAPLLDSNPNGTWTLQIQDEAFMDGGVLNRWSLDLVVEPDQPDALPASQFSIQLRFLGGLTATQRAVFEVAAARWSEIIIGDLPSAVVNGETIDDILIEARGLSIDGPNGVLGQAGPTRLRSGSMLPITGVMEFDMGDLARLEMEGGLLDVIIHEMGHVFGIGTIWQIKNLLVGAGSANPTYVGQNGMREFAALVGAQGMTPVPVANTGGQGTRDGHWREAVFGNELMTGFLNLGQNPLSRLTVGCLEDLGYAVNYTAADPYELPSALALAVMGVNTVGNYGRRQCRMCDAGILGTHMLSQVDAH
- a CDS encoding DUF7019 family protein codes for the protein MKYYIYISRAKVDMLYTQLPPEFLKGISAEVTVNVGVLSGTFKGNPTGNDVSLPQRLHAVSQYINKHEDTGTVTSPGKYISGTTFFKYGIVSEYAADIVFFGGIVNGKTIALIGSSTSVIGAAERADANHSLNYYILEFLKSAIETEEDKSEQSDVFSRAVWAGLKALPPITHNLEFVAKVLYKEKDLIVGTPIYVAMLD